A DNA window from uncultured Methanoregula sp. contains the following coding sequences:
- a CDS encoding LysE family transporter produces the protein MDAGLFTQGIIIGLTLAVPVGPISLLCIQRAVAGGRLHGIASGLGVATADSLYAAVVFLGLTLISGMITAHQSLFRLIAGVVLLLVGAKVFLSLPPEATAKPGQETVLKDYLTTVAIGIANPLTIIFFLAILPAFGVVFQGASYILAAEFVAGVFCGSTLWWILLCGTIGSFRSRLSQKSLKRINQFSGVMIFCIGIGMLVFLSLYWGQGGMP, from the coding sequence ATGGATGCAGGCCTGTTTACCCAGGGAATCATCATCGGCCTTACGCTCGCCGTACCGGTAGGTCCGATCTCGCTCTTGTGCATCCAGCGGGCTGTTGCCGGAGGCCGGCTTCACGGGATCGCATCGGGCCTCGGCGTTGCCACTGCCGATTCCCTGTATGCCGCGGTGGTCTTCCTCGGCCTCACCCTCATATCGGGCATGATCACGGCCCACCAGTCGCTGTTCCGGCTTATCGCCGGGGTCGTTCTTCTCCTCGTCGGAGCAAAGGTTTTTCTCTCGCTGCCCCCGGAGGCAACGGCAAAACCCGGGCAGGAAACCGTTCTCAAGGACTACCTCACAACGGTTGCGATCGGCATTGCCAATCCCCTAACCATCATCTTCTTTCTTGCAATCCTGCCCGCATTCGGGGTGGTATTCCAGGGGGCTTCGTATATCCTTGCAGCGGAATTCGTTGCCGGCGTCTTCTGCGGTTCGACTCTCTGGTGGATCCTCCTCTGCGGGACTATCGGATCGTTCCGGTCCCGGCTGAGTCAGAAGAGCCTGAAACGGATCAACCAGTTCTCGGGAGTCATGATCTTCTGTATCGGCATCGGCATGCTCGTATTTCTGTCCCTGTACTGGGGCCAGGGCGGCATGCCCTG